Proteins encoded by one window of Puntigrus tetrazona isolate hp1 chromosome 17, ASM1883169v1, whole genome shotgun sequence:
- the ythdf2 gene encoding YTH domain-containing family protein 2, whose product MSASSLLEQRPKGQANKVQNGAVTQKDTLNDDEFEPYLNAQPRQSNAYTAMSDSYMPSYYSPSIGFTYSLNEAAWSTGGDPPMPYLASYGQLSNGEHHFLPDAMFGQSGALGSNPFLGQHGFNFFPSGIDFPAWGNSSSQGQSTQSSGYSSSYAYAPSTLGGAMIDGQSPFAANEPLNKAVGMNSLDQGMAGLKIAAGDMAPKVVGSGLPGGPLSQVSAAPTMAPTSMAPAKTASWADIASKPAKPQPKLKTKGGLGGSNLPPPPIKHNMDIGTWDNKGTMPKPAAPQQTSLPTNGQPPNQSSPQPGATAGGVPQLPLSNGQLVPPTGQLGQHPLPPGGQPGAVPPPLSQGPPAPQPSQPTRWVPPRNRANGFGDAAGGPGQSPPNSGMGGVAVPSEPHPVLEKLRMVNNYNPKDFDWNPKHGRVFIIKSYSEDDIHRSIKYNIWCSTEHGNKRLDAAYRSLANKGPLYLLFSVNGSGHFCGVAEMRSPVDYNTCAGVWSQDKWKGRFDVRWIFVKDVPNSQLRHIRLENNENKPVTNSRDTQEVPLDKARQVLKIIASYKHTTSIFDDFSHYEKRQEEEESVKKVEVQGSDPYSSNSSRSHYRMQDRQGRVK is encoded by the exons ATGTCAGCCAGCAGCCTTCTGGAGCAG AGACCGAAAGGCCAAGCAAACAAAG TGCAAAACGGAGCTGTTACCCAAAAGGATACTTTGAACGATGATGAGTTCGAGCCTTACCTGAACGCTCAGCCTAGACAG AGCAATGCCTATACGGCCATGTCCGACTCCTACATGCCCAGTTACTACAGCCCCTCGATTGGCTTTACCTATTCGCTGAACGAAGCGGCATGGTCTACAGGCGGTGACCCTCCAATGCCTTACCTGGCCTCTTATGGACAGCTTAGCAATGGGGAACACCACTTTCTCCCAGATGCCATGTTCGGGCAGTCCGGGGCACTTGGGAGCAACCCTTTCCTGGGACAGCATGGCTTCAACTTCTTCCCCAGTGGGATTGACTTCCCTGCCTGGGGCAACAGCAGCTCTCAGGGACAGTCCACACAGAGCTCAGGTTACAGCAGCAGTTACGCCTATGCTCCTAGCACGCTAGGAGGTGCTATGATTGATGGACAGTCTCCCTTTGCAGCCAACGAACCGCTCAACAAGGCCGTGGGAATGAATAGCTTGGATCAGGGCATGGCGGGGCTTAAGATTGCGGCTGGGGACATGGCACCCAAAGTTGTTGGTTCTGGACTCCCTGGAGGGCCTTTGAGTCAGGTTTCTGCAGCTCCCACCATGGCCCCCACCTCCATGGCTCCTGCAAAAACTGCTTCTTGGGCGGACATTGCCAGCAAGCCAGCCAAGCCACAGCCTAAGCTGAAAACCAAGGGGGGACTTGGCGGGTCGAATCTTCCGCCGCCTCCCATCAAACATAACATGGATATTGGGACTTGGGACAACAAGGGGACTATGCCTAAACCAGCAGCCCCACAGCAGACCTCCCTGCCCACTAATGGACAGCCGCCCAATCAGTCGTCTCCTCAACCAGGTGCTACTGCTGGTGGGGTGCCGCAGCTGCCCCTCAGCAACGGACAGCTAGTGCCTCCCACCGGTCAACTTGGCCAGCACCCTCTTCCTCCTGGTGGACAGCCTGGTGCTGTCCCACCTCCACTCTCCCAAGGCCCTCCTGCTCCCCAACCCTCCCAGCCGACCCGCTGGGTGCCCCCGCGTAACCGTGCCAATGGCTTTGGAGACGCAGCGGGTGGACCTGGCCAATCCCCTCCAAATTCAGGAATGGGTGGTGTTGCTGTGCCATCAGAGCCCCACCCAGTCCTGGAGAAATTGCGCATGGTAAACAACTACAATCCCAAGGACTTTGACTGGAACCCTAAGCACGGTCGCGTCTTCATCATCAAGAGCTACTCTGAGGACGACATCCATCGCTCCATTAAGTACAATATCTGGTGCAGCACAGAACATGGCAATAAGCGTCTGGACGCTGCTTACCGATCGCTGGCCAACAAAGGGCCACTCTACTTGCTCTTCAGCGTGAATGGCAGTGGGCACTTCTGCGGCGTTGCAGAGATGCGCTCGCCCGTGGACTACAACACTTGTGCGGgcgtgtggtcccaggacaagtGGAAGGGCCGTTTCGATGTGCGCTGGATCTTTGTGAAGGACGTTCCCAACAGCCAACTGAGGCACATTCGTCTGGAAAACAACGAGAATAAGCCGGTGACCAACTCCCGAGACACACAGGAGGTTCCTCTGGACAAGGCGCGTCAGGTTTTGAAGATCATTGCAAGTTACAAGCACACCACCTCCATTTTTGACGACTTTTCACACTACGAGAAACgtcaggaagaggaggagagtgTAAAAAAG GTGGAGGTTCAGGGGAGTGACCCATACTCCAGTAACTCCAGTCGGAGCCACTACAGAATGCAG GATCGCCAAGGACGTGTGAAGTAA